The DNA region tttgttttcccCTAGGAAGAGGAAATCAAAGCAAGCCGTGCCCCACCCCAGGTGGGAGTCTGCTGCCTGCACTAGGCAGAGGGGAATCTGACTGAGGGGAATCTCCAGGCTTGCAGAGAACGCATTCCCCCCAAAGGAGCAACATGGTAACTATGGTAATTCCAACACTAGTCACTTGACATTCTTTTTACACTCACATTCCAACTCACTAGCATTGTTGTTTTGCTGCCTGGGCTTGGAATTACCATGGGACGCAGCAGGCCAGGAAACTAGGCAGTGGGAGAAACAAGCAACAGCAGTAACCTCCACCAGTCAAGAGAAGGGTTTAAGCAGTAGAGCTGTTTTTTCTCCTTGCTTAGTAGAGGTCAGCACTGTAACCTTGGCTGCCACTGTTCCCGCAGGGTCTAACCCACATTACGGTTTATCTATAAAGACAAATGTTCTATTGGGCTAAAAGTGAGCGGAGAAAAGATCTGTCTGTTTAAAAAGTGACCCTGAAAGCCATCTCCTTTTAAGCCAAAAACCCGTCAATCCCAACTCACCCTTTGTCAAAGAAAGATGTATGCCCTGAAGGAGAGAACTTTGTGCCGTTGCTGCTCATCAGGCTGCTGCTAACGTTGCCTGAAATGTAGGATTTCCGTGAAGCCTGGTCCTTTGCAAAATTCCTGCACGCAGCTAATTTGGATTCTAAGGCCTGTGGAAGGAATAGAGGGTACAGCTGTTAGAACAAAGAGCTCTTCTCCACTACATGACTTGAAATGGCCACTAGTGAGCCGGGGGCCAGTGTGATGAACTTCAGTACAAGCTAAGCTTCATTGTAACAAAGCTAATGCTTTTAGCAGttatggctgcaaagaaaaccttcagaATGGGAACGCTGGGCCAAGTTCTCAAACGTGCTCAGCATCCACATTTGAGGGGGAAGATTTCCAGAAGAGatcagcttccatttaggcacctaaataaagcgGGCCCCTTCTCAACAGGAGCGGCTGGATGCTCAGCTCTTGAAAATCGGTTTCCAAATGCAAACTGCTGCAGCAGCATCTTCCTGAACCTGCAGGCGGCACCCTGCCCCAATGCTGTTCCCAGCTTCCCCAAGCAGCTGACCAGGCTCCCCTGGCTGTCATCACTGCTCTTCAGAACCTTGTAGgcagctgtgaaactgacaagaatcagaTTAATTTCACTCCGCTGCTACTGCTTGGGAAAACAGAGCAACAGTGAAGGCAGATACTGGAGCTATTCACTGTAGAGGACAAGTCAGAATGGAGAGGACGAGGGTTGTCAGAAGGAGTGGAgatacccacccacccacagcagaAAATGCACCTCACCCTGTCGCTTGAGTGGGCCCGGGTGTGGTTCAAGCAGCAGTTGATGGGACAGAGGGCTCTCCTAAGCAGGAGTCAAGAGCAGCTCCCTGATAGAAATCCCAGCACCAATCCCTCCCCAGGAGCTGCGTGTCTGTGTGGGAAGTTAAGCTGTGCTTCTCACCAGCCACTGCTCTTCCCTATCAGCCTCTGGCTAACGGgtctggccagattttcaagtccTGCTTATGTAGCTCAAAGGCAGAGATGGCAAGAGTACAGGAGCAGATGAACAGATGTATTGACATTGTGACAACCTAGAAGCAAAGACAACAGCCAGCACTGCACAGCAGGCCAGTCTTACTGGGGGAATCTGGGTTTTTAACCAGAGCCAGTAAACAGACAGGGGAGCGGTAATACTAAGAAGAGGTAAGGTGCTGAAAGCCCCAGCTAACCTCACTTTGGGGTGCATTCAGCACAGGACGAGACCCTACTTCTTGTGCTGGAGGTTTAAGCGTTAGGTGGGCTCTGCTGGTTCACTGAGGCAAGTGACTCATTACCCACCCAGATGTAAGGGAGATGAGAGGGGCTCTCAGTGGGACAGAGGAGATCTGGagtgtgggctgagcagtcccGAAGGAGGAACCCCTAGAAGAAGCCAAGCCAAGAAGTTCTGAGCCAATCTTTTTCTTACTATTCATAAAGACAGGGGTGAGTTTGGACTTTACACAGTGGGTGGGCTGGGTTTCTAAGGGTGGGCTGGGAAAGATGTCTGCTTACTCTTGGGCTCCAGTCCTCTCAGAATAATCAGAAAGCTCCTTGATTCCAAATAAACTCCTCTACAACCCACACTGATTCTTACTCCTGCCTGCCCTAACTAGCCAGAAGCTCACAGGCAACAACTGGATTTTTAATTTTACCTTTGCTAAAATGATTTCCCTGGTTGTGGCTAATGCTATTCACAGCAGATTAAGCAAAAGAGAAGGATGAAAATCAGccccaagggccagattctaacCTTAGACACAACGTGTCCTGGCTGTAGCTTGAAACCTTGACACTGTGCATTGAGGCACAAGCATACGAACAAGTTTTTCATGACTCAAAGCAAGTACAGCCATGTCCTCATTATATTGGTGAGCCCGGCGCTCCAAGCAGCAGATGTTTAAAGCATTTCTCTTCCACTTATAGTTGTAATCCATTTAACAGCTCAAACATTTCACTTCCCTACCAAGTACACCATGGGGAATATTTGGCTCTCTCTTGGCTTATTCTATTGCCTGTTCACCAGCCTCACATAGGCCGCGTACAATTCTGAGACATGAGTGTGATCGGAAACTGCTCTGCCCTTTGTCACTCTTTTATCTAAGGGCTCCctggttattttgtttttttaaaacagctgcagggggttggggagagaggggcagtgGCTCAGACAGCTGGAATGCACACTATGCCCGTCACACCAGGGAAGGTCAATCTGCACCGTGCCTAGGCATGAGACCTGCAGCCCCTTGAGAGAGAGCTGGTGTGATCCTGTGGGCTCAATATTCAAATGTGAGCAATCCGTTTAGGGTGCCCAGTCCCATAGTTGGATGCCCACGCTATACGTTCTTGCCCAAACGCCAACCTCAGCACCCCAATGTAGTACTTGGAATCCCAATCCCTTGTTTACACCTGGGACTCTCTGACTGAAGGCCCCCCGTCACACATGCAGCACTCCGAGAGCATGATGTGAAAGATCCCTCGAAGGCTAAAGCGGGGCTGTGCAGAGGCATGGCCCCACAATCCCTTTTAGGCACGACTGACACGACTGCAACCGGCAGCAAACAGTCCTAAAGCTCGGGTCTATCACAGCAAAAACGTGGGTCCTATAGGACAAGGCACTTACCCCGACTTTCCGTAAGAGATCCCCCACAATGTTCAGTGCCGATATTCTAGCAGAAGGAGTTAGGGGGCTGGTACCAAACCCATTTGGTATAGCTGCAAACATAAATGCACTTCATTATATGGGCTGCTTCTCAGAAGTTTAAAATAGTGTATTCAATAAACTAACTTCTTCATGAAAGGGGAAATCTAAAATTCCATCCCAGCATGGCCTCCCATGCGGCTAGCCCCCTATAATACACACACTGTGGGATAACCAGcttaatttataccagctgtctGCTTTCACCACACTCTGCCTATAACAAGGGTTTGTGCATTCCCCAGCTGCGGAGCATCCCTTGCCACAGAGCTGTGCTGTGGAATCAGcttcttttttatgtttttaaattatggtATTAGCCCTGATCATTGTGAACAGCCTGTCACACGTGAAATGAGCATAAACCAGTGCTGTCTCCCAGAATCTGCAATGGGAAGAGGAGCGCAGAGGTGTGCACTGCCTGCAGCGTCTCATCTCAGTCACTGGGAGACCTAGTTTAAATGATCAGCATTGTGACCTATTTCTCTGGTGGTCATTTTAGCAGAAAGATGCAGTGATTGCTTATCCTACTATCTCAGACTGTCTCCCCACGATACCCAATCTCGCCCGCCCTCTTTTGCATTGTCAGTGCAAAAATCTGCAGCATACTGAATACTCAAAGGCAGGGTAAAGAAAGTTGAATGCAATATCAAATTAAACCCAAAGGCAGAGCTGAGTCACTTCCATATTAATTCAAAACTCTACTCCTGAATTTACCTGAAGCTGCCCCAGAATTTCTAGCGGGCTGCAGGAGATGCAGTTTTTAGGCACAACTTGCTGCAGAGTACTTGGTGCCTATACGTTCCTAGCTTTACCCAAGAGTGCCACAGTGGAACCGAGCTGGTGGGAGTGCTGCTTGTCAGCACAGTTTCGTGTTCCCAAACAACCACCCCTGCTGCACGGCATACCTTTTGGGGAAGGAAAGCTATTCTCTGATCCTTTTCCAACAGGCGTGGCGGGCAAAGAGAGAGATGCCTGGACAGCAGAATCCATCTTTTCACAGTCTAGAGTCGGAGAACTAGGAGCAGACTTCCTGGTGACTTCCTGTTGCCTTTCTCGGACAGCTAACTCTTGCCGTAAGTCTGGaggttggaaaaagaaaaaaacccaaacatttcataTTTATGGCTTGATGGTTAAAAATACAGCACCACGATCATCCTGGGGGCACGTACATGGCATTCTAAACACAATCCAACATGAGCTCTCCAAGGCCACGCTAAATGGAGACTCAACCCTCACCAAACAAACATACTTCACCATCAGCTTCTCATCTAAGAGCCTGAGCAAACAGCTGGGCTTTGCACTGTGCCCTGAAGATCAACTGATCCTGGCCCTTCAGACAAGGCGGTGAGGGGAAGTAGATTCTTCAGCCATAAGGTTGCCCCTGAAAATGCTCTCCGGCCATTCAACTCTAGAAACCCTAAGGACACCCTAAGCAAGAGCCAATCAGCTGATCAACTGCTGTGACATTGGTAGGAGCCAAACTGCATAGGGTGTTATAGCTCAAAATCAACCCTCCCATTGCAACTGGCAGTGAACAGGCAGCCAGTGGAATCTTCACCACATCAATGGAATATGCTCCTcagagccagcacagctgagTAAACAGGCTCCTGTGttctgccccagctgcagcttgTGTGTAGTCATCCGGTGGTCCCGTGTAGAGTGCATTACAATAATCTCTTGGGAGGTCACAAAGGCATGGACAACTCTGTGTCAGAGCTGGAGAGAGTCATTGCTTCAAACACAAAGGTGCTTCTGGCCAACAGCTCCACCTGTGACCTAACAGTGACAGTGAAGATAAATGCAAGCGAGGAAACTCACAAAGGCCATTCTTCACTGGACCTCCAGAAATTCCCATGCAGAAAATGCGATGCCACCTACATGGCCTGGATATGGTTTCACCTAAGTGGCCTCCATTGTGGCCTAGATATTTCATGACAAACAGCATGTTTGTCTCACCCTTTACGTGACTTGTCTCGCAGCCTTACTATTCTTTTAACAACCAGAGCTGAACATCCCTGGATGTGCTTCTACGCCCCACACTTCTAGTATCAAGCTAAAACATATAATAGGTGTTAATTTAAAGGGAGGTGGGTGGAGAAAGTagttgggcatctaactccctgAATGATCTTGCCAAGTGGGCAAAACCCCTTGGTTTGCCCACTAAACCCCCAGATACCAAGCAAAAGAGTTGTTAAGAAATTGAGAATGTCTGGGCATACATTGATAGTGGATTGGAGAGGCAGTGTAATCCAGtggacagggagtcaggagacctgggtctaTTTCCCAACTCTTCCAGTGACCTTTTGTGTGACACCTCCCCTTTCTGAGCATCTTTTTCCTCTAGCACcctttttctgtcttatctatttagattttagTCTCTTATTATACACACGtatagtgccttgcacaatggggcatCAAAATCAGCAAGAGGCTTTAGACGCTATGATAatgcaaattaataataaataataaacgggagagtgttatttttaaataaagtgtgaacttagttttccatttttattttaggcAAACCAATTAGATTTTTCACAGGCCATTGGTTTCTCATGTGGACTGTCAGAAAAAGCCAAAGCAAAATGTGTTGCATAGTAGAGTTTTTAAAATACCATGCACTTTTAGGAGGTGTTTTCAAGGgcaagctgcaaagcaaaaatgaaaacCAGCCCAGATACACAGGTTTGAAAAGTCAGAGTTTTGTATTTGAGTGGGAGAgcagcaattttttaaaacagctaATGTATCTGACTGCTGGCCAGAAAATAATAcggttttgtttgcttgtttttcttcttctattTTAAAGAAGTTGAACACTTTGTTCATCCCATTTTGCAACTGGGTAATTAATGTTGATCATTCAGATGTTCCTGAAGATTTGCCATGAGTTTCATTATTACTGCCCTTACTGTAAGTTGTGATTTGTATGTTTCGTTAGACAACAACATTTGGTCTTCCTTTCTGTCTTCTTTGCTGTCAGAGACAACTCCATGTTTGTATCAATAAGACATGAGTGATGTTGGGCACAGATCTGTGAACTGAGTGACCCTACTAACCAGGCTTTGGAGTGCCATTTATCAGAGAAATTCATTTCAACCAGCCTTTTGATATTCTTCCCTCACTTCTTCTTGGCGAAATCCTTCTGGGAATTCCTGGTTTACTGAAGATGTCCCAGAATGTAACATCACTAATCCCGCAAGTCTCATTGCAATCCTTTCTGGGATATCTTCCAGAAACCAGGCAACTTCCAAGAGGATTACAGAGGACAGCAGAAAATTTCACAAGGTTAGTCAGCATTTATTTCCATGTCTAATCCCATCCTCATATCTCCCCAACAACATGCACAGAGCCTGGTTAATGGAAGCATTTGACACACAGATCTGTGCTTAACTCAGTTTTCATTTGGAATTTGAATTCTCCTGAAGCACtcacatatttaaaaaatcctgaatGGATTTGATGGTATTTTCCCCCACTCACCGGATGAGATTTCTTTACTCCCCTTAACTGtgcagaaattattattattattattgaagatTAACATTGTACAAGCAGCTTgggccccatcgtgctaggtgctgtacaaacatgagcTGTCGTTGTTAGAATACATCTCTATTACGCAGCCACCCATGTACTAAACCAAAGAATTAATCAATCAAGCTGTACCTCTCGCTTCATCCTTTAACCTCTGTACAGAAACTAGCAACGATTCCTTGTCATCCAGCTCACTTTCTAAAAACGCATTTCTCTCAATAGCCTGGTTCAGCCTTTGTTCAAAGTCTTCCAATGAAACTATTGTTGCCCTAGaaacaaaatccaaaatattAGGCTCTTCAGATCAGCTAACAtaaagcacattggaaagcataacaACAAAAGGAAAAGGTAAGCAAAGTCCAAAACtttacagctctgccagtgcatccTGGAAAAGACCATGAAGTGAGGGCTGGACAGGTCAGAACTCTAGCAGCTGGACTTCAAGTGATGTAAACCACAGCTGTGTAAGAGCTCACCAAGCACTGATCTCCACTCACTCTCCCTTCTGCTCAGCGACCAGAGCCAGTCAATGCAGCACTCTGCATCAACCCAGAGGACTTGCAAGGTGCTACCACCTCCATTTGCCGAGCAGCTGACAACTCAGCAAGCCAAGACAAGTGTGGGACTGGAACATTAACTCAAGCCCCAAGTCAGTAAAGTACTTAAGCAGATGACTAACACAACATGCAAgccattccactgacttcaatgggacaactcacatgtTTAAGAAGTTAGCCATGTGCTTGCTAAATCAGGGCCTCAGCCCCGTGTCTGCCATGCCAGATAGCCAGAGACCCAATACTGCTACTGCTGAACTCAATGGCAACATTCCCATTCAGTTAACAGAGGCAGGATCTGTTTGTTACTTTCCAAACAGGGCGTTGCTAGCAGCACTCTTGCTAGCTTTATGCACTTCTTATCCAATATGCAGTCATTCCCTGCAGCCAGCCACAATGCTTATTAGGTAAGGGAAGAAGAGACTCTCtagacttgttttatttacaaggGACTGCATAAGGTATTAGCTTCTTATCGGAAAGAGGCTGTGTCCTGGAAGGGCTGTAAgagtcacctggctgctgatGTCAAACCTGGCATGCTGGCTGGGCTTGCTTTTATGCTCTGCTCTCATCTTTTAGGAATCCATAAAACAGAGTGGAAATTACTGCTCTTGTTTCTACCTTGATTTACACAAAATAGAATACTTTAGAATTCTCCAACAATCCAGGTTACTGGGCCCAATACCGGGGTAACCAGGTGGGATTTAGTAACCTGTgatatgcaggtggtcagactagatgatctggtgatcccttctggccttaaactctccgATTCTAGGTTCTTGCTGTACTGCAGGGTTAAGGAGTGAGTGAGGCTAACTGCCTTGGACATCTGACTGGGCTGGAGCCTCAATACAGTTTTAACTGCATAAGTGCAACAATATCTAGTGTCTCGCCTTATGGAAAGTTACATCCATTAGAGACAGTCAAGAGCTGTGAAGCTAAATGACTAGAGGAAGTCTAGCAAGACAATCGGTTTGTAGCCTTCACCTCTTAGCGCGCTCCAAGTCGTCGTTGGCCTGTTCCAGCTCCCTCACATATTTGTGTAGCTGGTCTTTAATGGCCCGTGTCTGACTCAGGTCATCTTCCAACACTGACACTTGCTTGTAACTTTGTGTATATTGGTGTTCAAGTTTCTCCTGGAAATAAGACGGAAAGCAAGATTAATGTTGCTAATATACAACCTTCTGAGGCAAGCCAGAGCCAAACAAGAGGGAACAAAGTAACACACCAGAATCAGTCAGCTCCTGTGGGTTTGTTGGTGGTAGCACATAGAAACGCCATTATTAACATGGATATTTACTAAGCATCAGCACTGGGCACCCTGAAATAAAGaaagttcatagactcatagactttaaggtcagaagggaccattatgatcatctggtctgaccccctgcatgctgcaggccacaaaaccgtccctaccccttccctggactctgctgttgaagtccccaatcctgtgttttagtgacttcaattggcagagaccctcctgctagtgatccctgccccatgctgcggaggaaggcgaaaaacctccagaggctgagccaatctaccctggaggaaaattccttcccgaccccaaatatggcgatcagtaagaccccgagcatgtaggcaagagtctctagcctgacccctgttagccattatactatttacgtaccattgcttggttttccttggctactatgttttaccattaaaccattccctccataaacttatctaacttaatcttaaaaccagacaggtccgtcgcccccaccgtttccctcggaaggccgttccaatatttcatccctctgacggtcagaaaccttcgtctaatttcaagcctgaacttccccacggcgagtttatatccatttgttctcgtgtccacattagtactatgctggaataattcctctccctcccttgtatttattcctctgatatatttaaagatagcaatcatatcccccctcagccttcgctttgtcagactaaacaacccaagccaAGTTAACATGGTGCACAGCAGGGATCCAATCACCAAATAGCTAGTTATTCTCCCAAAGACACCCATCAACTTCCAATCTCAATAGTCTGTAATAGCAGGTCCAGGAGGCCCGGCAGACCTACAGGTGGCCAGGAAGCAATACAACTGCTCGAGAGGATTCTGACTGCATGTTTCCCACACTCCAGACAACCATCATGATACAACAAGAAGCGGCCTGAAATCCCTCCGTTGAGCAAAAATAAGAGCCACTGGAATCTGCTTCTTGACTTCACAGGGAAGTTCACTCCAACACCTTTACCTGGAAAAACTGGAAGGTGGCGGCTGACAGTCTGGTTGGTTAAGAATGTCCGCAACTCTGAGAATGCAGCTAGAGACTTTCCTGAAGAAGCTACTGGCCTCCTCAAGTACATGCAGATTTCACAGCTATAACAGGGAATGGATAAGATGACCAGGGATCCCACAGAGCACGTTTGCCCTGGCTCAGAACACAATGGTTTCCAGCTACGTTCCCATCTCCTGTCCCGG from Malaclemys terrapin pileata isolate rMalTer1 chromosome 13, rMalTer1.hap1, whole genome shotgun sequence includes:
- the NDEL1 gene encoding nuclear distribution protein nudE-like 1 isoform X1 codes for the protein MDCEDIPDFSSPKEETAYWKELSLKYKQSFQEAREELAEFQEGSRELEAELEAQLVQAEQRNRDLQADNQRLKYEVETLKEKLEHQYTQSYKQVSVLEDDLSQTRAIKDQLHKYVRELEQANDDLERAKRATIVSLEDFEQRLNQAIERNAFLESELDDKESLLVSVQRLKDEARDLRQELAVRERQQEVTRKSAPSSPTLDCEKMDSAVQASLSLPATPVGKGSENSFPSPKAIPNGFGTSPLTPSARISALNIVGDLLRKVGALESKLAACRNFAKDQASRKSYISGNVSSSLMSSNGTKFSPSGHTSFFDKGPCTLLPAPNCRWSLKQPRVPVDPIQSAAAAL
- the NDEL1 gene encoding nuclear distribution protein nudE-like 1 isoform X3 — protein: MDCEDIPDFSSPKEETAYWKELSLKYKQSFQEAREELAEFQEGSRELEAELEAQLVQAEQRNRDLQADNQRLKYEVETLKEKLEHQYTQSYKQVSVLEDDLSQTRAIKDQLHKYVRELEQANDDLERAKRATIVSLEDFEQRLNQAIERNAFLESELDDKESLLVSVQRLKDEARDLRQELAVRERQQEVTRKSAPSSPTLDCEKMDSAVQASLSLPATPVGKGSENSFPSPKAIPNGFGTSPLTPSARISALNIVGDLLRKVGALESKLAACRNFAKDQASRKSYISGNVSSSLMSSNGTKFSPSGHTSFFDKGREKVVFPTLFMGQ
- the NDEL1 gene encoding nuclear distribution protein nudE-like 1 isoform X2, which encodes MDCEDIPDFSSPKEETAYWKELSLKYKQSFQEAREELAEFQEGSRELEAELEAQLVQAEQRNRDLQADNQRLKYEVETLKEKLEHQYTQSYKQVSVLEDDLSQTRAIKDQLHKYVRELEQANDDLERAKRATIVSLEDFEQRLNQAIERNAFLESELDDKESLLVSVQRLKDEARDLRQELAVRERQQEVTRKSAPSSPTLDCEKMDSAVQASLSLPATPVGKGSENSFPSPKAIPNGFGTSPLTPSARISALNIVGDLLRKVGALESKLAACRNFAKDQASRKSYISGNVSSSLMSSNGTKFSPSGHTSFFDKGTVNGFDQGPPPGIGSSRPSSAPGMLPLSV